In Salmonella enterica subsp. enterica serovar Typhimurium str. LT2, a single window of DNA contains:
- the carB gene encoding carbamoyl-phosphate synthase, large subunit (carbamoyl-phosphate synthase large chain. (SW:CARB_SALTY)), with protein MPKRTDIKSILILGAGPIVIGQACEFDYSGAQACKALREEGYRVILVNSNPATIMTDPEMADATYIEPIHWEVVRKIIEKERPDAVLPTMGGQTALNCALELERQGVLEEFGVTMIGATADAIDKAEDRRRFDIAMKKIGLDTARSGIAHTMEEALAVAADVGFPCIIRPSFTMGGTGGGIAYNREEFEEICERGLDLSPTNELLIDESLIGWKEYEMEVVRDKNDNCIIVCSIENFDAMGIHTGDSITVAPAQTLTDKEYQIMRNASMAVLREIGVETGGSNVQFAVNPKNGRLIVIEMNPRVSRSSALASKATGFPIAKVAAKLAVGYTLDELMNDITGGRTPASFEPSIDYVVTKIPRFNFEKFAGANDRLTTQMKSVGEVMAIGRTQQESLQKALRGLEVGATGFDPKVSLDDPEALTKIRRELKDAGADRIWYIADAFRAGLSVDGVFNLTNIDRWFLVQIEELVRLEEKVAEVGITGLNADFLRQLKRKGFADARLAKLAGVREAEIRKLRDQYDLHPVYKRVDTCAAEFATDTAYMYSTYEDECEANPSIDRDKIMVLGGGPNRIGQGIEFDYCCVHASLALREDGYETIMVNCNPETVSTDYDTSDRLYFEPVTLEDVLEIVRIEKPKGVIVQYGGQTPLKLARALEAAGVPVIGTSPDAIDRAEDRERFQHAVDRLKLKQPANATVTAIEQAVEKAKEIGYPLVVRPSYVLGGRAMEIVYDEADLRRYFQTAVSVSNDAPVLLDRFLDDAVEVDVDAICDGEMVLIGGIMEHIEQAGVHSGDSACSLPAYTLSQEIQDVMRQQVQKLAFELQVRGLMNVQFAVKDNEVYLIEVNPRAARTVPFVSKATGVPLAKVAARVMAGKSLTEQGVTQEIIPPYYSVKEVVLPFNKFPGVDPLLGPEMRSTGEVMGVGRTFAEAFAKAQLGSNSTMKKQGRALLSVREGDKERVVDLAAKLLKQGFELDATHGTAIVLGEAGINPRLVNKVHEGRPHIQDRIKNGEYTYIINTTAGRRAIEDSRVIRRSALQYKVHYDTTLNGGFATTMALNADATEKVTSVQEMHAQIKKS; from the coding sequence ATGCCAAAACGTACAGATATAAAAAGCATCCTGATTCTGGGCGCGGGCCCGATTGTTATCGGTCAGGCGTGTGAGTTTGACTACTCCGGCGCTCAGGCGTGTAAAGCCCTGCGCGAAGAGGGCTATCGCGTCATTCTGGTGAACTCCAACCCGGCCACCATCATGACCGACCCGGAAATGGCCGATGCCACCTACATCGAGCCGATTCACTGGGAAGTGGTGCGCAAAATCATTGAAAAAGAGCGTCCGGATGCGGTGCTGCCGACCATGGGCGGCCAGACCGCGCTGAACTGCGCGCTGGAGCTGGAGCGGCAGGGCGTGCTGGAAGAGTTCGGCGTCACCATGATTGGTGCGACCGCCGACGCCATTGATAAAGCCGAAGACCGTCGTCGCTTCGATATCGCGATGAAGAAAATTGGTCTCGACACCGCGCGTTCCGGTATCGCGCACACTATGGAAGAAGCGCTGGCGGTTGCCGCTGACGTGGGCTTCCCGTGCATCATCCGGCCTAGCTTTACCATGGGCGGCACCGGCGGCGGTATCGCTTACAACCGTGAAGAGTTCGAAGAAATCTGCGAACGCGGTCTGGACCTCTCGCCAACCAACGAGCTGCTGATTGATGAATCGCTGATCGGCTGGAAAGAGTACGAGATGGAAGTGGTGCGTGATAAAAACGACAACTGCATCATCGTCTGCTCTATCGAAAACTTCGATGCGATGGGTATCCACACCGGTGACTCCATCACCGTGGCCCCGGCACAGACGCTGACCGACAAAGAATACCAAATCATGCGTAACGCCTCGATGGCGGTACTGCGTGAAATCGGCGTCGAAACCGGCGGTTCTAACGTCCAGTTCGCAGTGAACCCGAAAAACGGCCGTCTGATCGTTATCGAAATGAACCCGCGCGTATCCCGCTCCTCGGCGCTGGCGTCGAAAGCCACCGGTTTCCCGATTGCCAAAGTGGCCGCCAAACTGGCGGTAGGTTACACCCTTGACGAACTGATGAACGACATCACCGGCGGGCGCACTCCGGCCTCCTTCGAGCCGTCCATCGACTATGTGGTTACTAAAATTCCGCGCTTTAACTTTGAGAAATTCGCCGGTGCCAACGACCGTCTGACCACCCAGATGAAATCGGTCGGAGAAGTGATGGCGATTGGCCGCACGCAGCAGGAATCCCTGCAAAAAGCGCTGCGCGGCCTGGAAGTCGGCGCCACCGGTTTTGACCCGAAAGTGAGCCTCGACGACCCGGAAGCGCTGACCAAAATCCGCCGCGAGCTGAAAGACGCGGGCGCAGATCGTATCTGGTACATCGCCGATGCTTTCCGCGCAGGCCTCTCCGTCGATGGCGTCTTTAACCTGACCAACATCGACCGCTGGTTCCTGGTGCAAATTGAAGAGCTGGTGCGTCTGGAAGAGAAAGTGGCTGAAGTCGGGATTACTGGCCTCAACGCCGACTTCCTGCGTCAGCTCAAGCGTAAAGGTTTTGCCGATGCGCGTCTGGCAAAATTGGCGGGCGTGCGCGAGGCGGAAATCCGCAAACTGCGCGACCAGTATGACCTGCACCCGGTCTACAAGCGTGTGGATACCTGCGCGGCGGAATTCGCCACCGACACCGCCTATATGTACTCCACTTATGAAGATGAGTGCGAAGCGAACCCGTCCATTGACCGCGATAAAATCATGGTCCTCGGCGGCGGCCCGAACCGTATCGGCCAGGGTATCGAATTTGACTACTGCTGCGTACACGCCTCGCTGGCGCTGCGCGAAGACGGTTACGAGACCATTATGGTCAACTGTAACCCGGAAACCGTCTCCACCGACTACGACACTTCCGACCGTCTGTACTTCGAGCCGGTCACGCTGGAAGACGTGCTGGAAATCGTGCGCATCGAGAAGCCGAAAGGCGTTATCGTGCAGTACGGCGGCCAGACGCCGCTGAAGCTGGCGCGCGCGCTGGAAGCGGCAGGTGTGCCGGTAATCGGCACCAGCCCGGACGCCATCGACCGCGCGGAAGACCGCGAGCGCTTCCAGCACGCGGTTGACCGTCTGAAGCTGAAGCAACCGGCCAACGCCACCGTCACCGCCATTGAACAGGCTGTCGAAAAAGCGAAAGAGATCGGCTACCCGCTGGTGGTACGTCCTTCTTACGTGCTGGGCGGTCGGGCGATGGAAATTGTCTATGACGAAGCCGACCTGCGTCGCTACTTCCAGACGGCGGTCAGCGTCTCTAACGATGCGCCGGTGCTGCTGGACCGCTTCCTTGATGACGCGGTTGAAGTGGACGTGGACGCTATCTGCGACGGCGAAATGGTGCTGATTGGCGGCATTATGGAGCACATTGAGCAGGCGGGCGTACACTCCGGCGACTCCGCCTGTTCCCTGCCGGCCTACACGCTGAGCCAGGAAATTCAGGACGTGATGCGCCAGCAGGTGCAGAAGCTGGCCTTCGAGTTGCAGGTGCGCGGCCTGATGAACGTGCAGTTTGCGGTCAAGGACAACGAAGTCTACCTGATTGAAGTCAACCCGCGTGCGGCGCGTACCGTACCGTTCGTCTCCAAAGCCACCGGCGTTCCGCTGGCGAAAGTGGCGGCGCGCGTGATGGCCGGCAAATCGCTGACCGAGCAGGGCGTGACCCAAGAAATTATCCCGCCGTACTACTCGGTGAAAGAAGTGGTGCTGCCGTTCAACAAATTCCCCGGCGTTGACCCGCTGTTAGGGCCAGAAATGCGCTCCACCGGGGAAGTGATGGGCGTGGGCCGTACCTTCGCGGAAGCGTTCGCTAAGGCGCAGCTGGGCAGTAACTCCACCATGAAGAAACAGGGCCGTGCGCTGCTCTCCGTCCGCGAAGGCGACAAAGAGCGCGTGGTGGATCTCGCCGCCAAGCTGCTGAAACAGGGCTTTGAGCTGGATGCCACCCACGGTACGGCGATTGTGCTGGGCGAAGCCGGTATCAACCCGCGTCTGGTGAACAAGGTGCACGAAGGTCGTCCGCACATTCAGGACCGTATCAAGAATGGCGAATATACCTATATTATCAACACCACCGCAGGTCGCCGCGCGATTGAAGACTCCAGGGTGATTCGCCGCAGCGCGCTGCAGTATAAAGTGCATTATGACACCACGCTGAACGGCGGTTTTGCCACGACGATGGCGCTCAATGCCGATGCCACCGAGAAGGTAACCTCGGTGCAGGAAATGCACGCGCAGATCAAAAAGTCGTAA
- the carA gene encoding carbamoyl-phosphate synthetase, glutamine-hydrolysing small subunit (carbamoyl-phosphate synthase small chain. (SW:CARA_SALTY)): MIKSALLVLEDGTQFHGRAIGATGSAVGEVVFNTSMTGYQEILTDPSYSRQIVTLTYPHIGNVGTNKADEESSQVHAQGLVIRDLPLIASNFRNTEDLSSYLKRHNIVAIADIDTRKLTRLLREKGAQNGCIIAGDSPDAKLALEKAKAFPGLNGMDLAKEVTTAETYRWTQGSWTLKDGLPEAKSEDDLPFHVVAYDFGAKRNILRMLVDRGCRLTVVPAQTSAEEVLKMNPDGIFLSNGPGDPAPCDYAITAIQKFLETDIPLFGICLGHQLLALASGAKTVKMKFGHHGGNHPVKDMDRNVVMITAQNHGFAVDEDSLPANLRVTHKSLFDGTLQGIHRTDKPAFSFQGHPEASPGPHDAAPLFDHFIELIEQYRQSAK, from the coding sequence TTGATTAAGTCAGCGCTATTGGTTCTGGAAGACGGAACCCAGTTTCACGGTCGGGCCATTGGGGCAACGGGTTCGGCGGTTGGGGAAGTCGTTTTCAATACTTCAATGACCGGTTATCAAGAAATCCTCACTGATCCTTCCTATTCCCGCCAAATCGTCACTCTTACTTATCCCCATATTGGTAATGTCGGCACCAATAAAGCCGATGAAGAATCCTCTCAGGTTCATGCGCAAGGTTTAGTGATTCGCGATCTGCCGTTGATTGCCAGCAACTTCCGTAACACCGAAGACCTCTCTTCTTACCTCAAACGGCATAACATTGTGGCGATTGCTGATATCGATACCCGCAAGCTGACCCGACTGCTGCGTGAGAAAGGCGCACAGAACGGCTGCATCATTGCAGGCGATAGCCCGGATGCGAAGCTGGCGCTGGAAAAAGCGAAAGCATTTCCTGGACTTAACGGTATGGATCTGGCGAAAGAAGTGACCACGGCGGAAACTTACCGCTGGACGCAGGGTAGCTGGACGCTGAAAGACGGTTTACCGGAAGCGAAATCTGAGGATGACCTGCCGTTCCATGTGGTGGCCTATGATTTCGGCGCGAAGCGCAACATCCTGCGTATGCTGGTGGATCGCGGCTGCCGCCTGACGGTGGTGCCAGCGCAAACCTCTGCTGAAGAGGTGCTGAAAATGAATCCGGACGGCATCTTCCTGTCAAACGGCCCTGGCGACCCGGCTCCGTGCGACTACGCGATTACTGCTATCCAGAAATTCCTCGAAACCGACATTCCGCTATTTGGCATCTGCCTCGGTCATCAGCTACTGGCGCTGGCGAGCGGTGCGAAGACCGTTAAGATGAAGTTCGGCCATCACGGCGGCAACCATCCGGTAAAAGATATGGACAGAAACGTGGTAATGATCACCGCGCAGAACCACGGCTTTGCGGTGGATGAAGACTCGCTGCCCGCCAACCTGCGCGTGACCCACAAGTCGCTGTTCGACGGCACCCTGCAAGGGATTCACCGTACCGACAAACCGGCGTTCAGCTTCCAGGGCCACCCGGAGGCGAGCCCCGGCCCGCACGATGCGGCGCCGCTGTTCGACCACTTTATCGAGCTTATTGAGCAATACCGTCAGTCCGCGAAATAA
- the citF2 gene encoding putative citrate lyase alpha chain (bifunctional; similar to E. coli citrate lyase alpha chain (AAC73716.1); Blastp hit to AAC73716.1 (510 aa), 72% identity in aa 30 - 509) translates to MKETVTMLNQQYVVPEGLQPYQGVTANSPWLASETEKRRRKICDSLEEAIRRSGLKNGMTISFHHAFRGGDKVVNMVMAKLAEMGFRDLTLASSSLIDAHWPLIEHIKNGVVRQIYTSGLRGKLGEEISAGLMENPVQIHSHGGRVKLIQSGELNIDVAFLGVPCCDEFGNANGFSGKSRCGSLGYAQVDAQYAKCVVLLTEEWVEFPNYPASIAQDQVDLIVQVDEVGDPEKITAGAIRLSSNPRELLIARQAANVIEHSGYFCDGFSLQTGTGGASLAVTRFLEDKMRRHNITASFGLGGITGTMVDLHEKGLIKALLDTQSFDGDAARSLAQNPHHIEISTNQYANPASKGAACERLNVVMLSALEIDVNFNVNVMTGSNGVLRGASGGHSDTAAGADLTIITAPLVRGRIPCVVEKVLTTVTPGASVDVLVTDHGIAVNPARQDLLDNLRAAGVALMTIEQLQQRAEQLTGKPQPIEFTDRVVAVVRYRDGSVIDVIRQVKG, encoded by the coding sequence ATGAAAGAGACTGTAACCATGCTCAACCAGCAATATGTCGTACCGGAAGGATTACAGCCCTACCAGGGGGTAACAGCGAACAGCCCGTGGCTTGCCAGTGAAACGGAAAAGCGTCGGCGTAAAATTTGTGACTCGCTTGAAGAGGCTATCCGTCGTTCCGGGCTTAAAAATGGCATGACGATATCCTTCCACCATGCGTTTCGTGGTGGCGACAAAGTCGTCAATATGGTGATGGCGAAGCTGGCGGAAATGGGATTCCGCGATCTGACGCTTGCCTCCAGCTCATTAATTGATGCCCACTGGCCGCTTATCGAACACATTAAAAATGGCGTGGTGCGGCAGATTTACACCTCCGGGCTGCGCGGCAAGTTAGGGGAAGAGATCTCCGCTGGCCTGATGGAAAACCCGGTACAGATCCACTCTCACGGCGGCCGCGTAAAGCTGATTCAGAGCGGTGAGCTGAATATTGATGTCGCTTTCCTCGGCGTGCCGTGCTGCGATGAATTTGGTAATGCTAACGGCTTTAGCGGCAAGTCACGCTGCGGCTCTTTGGGGTATGCGCAGGTTGATGCGCAGTACGCTAAATGTGTGGTGCTCCTGACTGAAGAGTGGGTCGAATTCCCCAATTATCCGGCCAGTATCGCGCAGGATCAGGTTGATTTGATCGTACAGGTGGACGAAGTAGGGGATCCGGAAAAAATCACCGCGGGTGCGATTCGTCTGTCCAGCAACCCGCGTGAACTGTTGATCGCCCGGCAGGCGGCCAATGTGATCGAACACTCAGGTTATTTTTGTGATGGTTTCTCGCTGCAAACCGGCACCGGTGGCGCTTCTCTGGCGGTCACCCGTTTCCTGGAAGACAAAATGCGTCGCCACAACATTACGGCGAGTTTTGGCCTGGGTGGGATCACCGGCACCATGGTGGATCTGCATGAGAAAGGGTTGATCAAAGCGCTGCTGGATACGCAATCATTCGATGGCGATGCAGCCCGTTCGCTGGCGCAGAACCCGCATCATATTGAAATTTCGACCAATCAATACGCTAACCCCGCCTCTAAAGGCGCGGCATGCGAACGCCTGAACGTGGTGATGCTGAGCGCGCTGGAAATTGACGTGAATTTTAACGTTAACGTGATGACCGGTTCAAACGGCGTACTGCGTGGCGCATCGGGCGGCCATAGCGATACGGCAGCAGGGGCCGATCTCACCATTATTACCGCACCGCTGGTCCGTGGCCGAATCCCATGCGTGGTGGAAAAAGTGCTGACTACCGTCACGCCTGGGGCAAGTGTTGATGTGCTGGTTACCGACCATGGTATTGCGGTGAACCCCGCGCGTCAGGATCTGCTTGATAACCTGCGTGCTGCGGGCGTGGCGCTGATGACCATCGAACAACTGCAACAGCGCGCTGAGCAACTGACCGGTAAACCGCAGCCGATTGAGTTTACCGATCGGGTGGTGGCTGTGGTGCGTTATCGCGACGGTTCAGTGATTGACGTGATTCGCCAGGTTAAAGGCTGA
- the citG2 gene encoding putative modifier of citrate lyase protein (similar to E. coli orf, hypothetical protein (AAC73714.1); Blastp hit to AAC73714.1 (292 aa), 47% identity in aa 1 - 290): protein MNVSVVTERRTPAYSSLAAGELNGLVARALLTEARLTPKPGLVDIRNSGAHRDMDLAAFERSTTAIAPWMEKFFIMGNNTAALAAENVLVMLRPLGMACENDMLQATNGVNTHRGAIFAFGLLSAAIGRLLARGEPLEQNRICDQVARLSRNIVAHELSAKKAGKLTKSETHFQCYGLSGARGEAESGFRTVRTQALPVFNRVVQEHDDTHLALLQTLLHLMAWNDDTNLVSRGGLEGLYYVQQQAQKLLWQGGVLVEGGIEAMQSLDDELILRNLSPGGSADLLAVTWFLSHFPAGSLYPE from the coding sequence ATGAACGTGAGCGTTGTGACTGAACGGCGTACGCCAGCGTACTCATCGCTGGCGGCTGGCGAACTTAATGGGTTGGTTGCAAGAGCGCTGCTGACGGAAGCCAGGCTGACACCAAAACCCGGTCTGGTCGATATTCGTAATTCGGGAGCGCATAGGGATATGGATCTGGCGGCATTTGAACGTAGCACTACCGCCATTGCTCCGTGGATGGAAAAGTTTTTTATCATGGGCAACAACACGGCGGCGCTGGCGGCAGAAAATGTCCTGGTGATGCTGCGTCCGCTGGGGATGGCCTGTGAGAACGATATGCTACAGGCGACCAATGGTGTGAATACCCATCGCGGGGCGATTTTCGCTTTTGGCCTGCTGAGCGCAGCGATTGGCCGACTTCTCGCGCGGGGAGAACCGTTGGAGCAAAATCGTATCTGCGACCAGGTTGCCCGCCTGAGTCGGAATATTGTTGCCCACGAGCTCTCAGCAAAAAAAGCGGGAAAACTGACAAAGAGTGAAACCCATTTCCAGTGTTATGGCCTGTCGGGCGCGCGGGGAGAAGCGGAAAGCGGTTTTCGAACCGTCAGAACGCAGGCTTTGCCGGTGTTTAACCGGGTCGTGCAGGAGCATGACGATACCCATCTTGCCCTACTGCAAACATTGTTGCATCTGATGGCGTGGAATGATGATACCAATCTGGTGTCACGGGGAGGCCTGGAAGGGCTTTACTACGTGCAGCAGCAGGCACAAAAATTGTTGTGGCAAGGGGGCGTATTGGTTGAGGGGGGCATTGAAGCGATGCAGTCCCTCGATGATGAACTCATCCTGCGTAACTTAAGCCCTGGCGGTAGCGCGGATTTACTGGCAGTGACCTGGTTTTTAAGTCATTTTCCTGCCGGTTCCCTCTATCCTGAGTAA
- the citX2 gene encoding putative cytoplasmic protein (similar to E. coli orf, hypothetical protein (AAC73715.1); Blastp hit to AAC73715.1 (183 aa), 46% identity in aa 12 - 167), with amino-acid sequence MKGTDLLYLGQAVTLEEMLQARDKRAARQRQALNCYRLPLISLTLVAPGAVKNSAVWRRVADYAIAEILALCEQMEWVNVWEMQVNERSGPEWMAAVCAPAMALKQHMSTLEMSHPLGRLWDIDIIDSDGKSLSRRELGHPARPCLICQQDAHLCARGKHHTLDLLLDEIARRIECYERERCD; translated from the coding sequence ATGAAGGGCACAGACCTGTTGTACCTGGGCCAGGCAGTTACGCTGGAGGAGATGCTACAAGCGCGCGATAAACGTGCCGCCAGGCAGCGTCAGGCGTTGAACTGCTATCGGCTACCGTTGATTTCCCTCACGCTGGTTGCACCGGGCGCCGTTAAAAACTCAGCGGTCTGGCGGCGTGTCGCCGATTACGCAATTGCCGAAATACTGGCGCTTTGCGAACAGATGGAGTGGGTCAACGTCTGGGAAATGCAGGTAAATGAACGCAGCGGCCCGGAATGGATGGCAGCGGTCTGTGCGCCGGCAATGGCGTTGAAACAGCACATGTCGACACTGGAGATGAGCCATCCGTTAGGGCGGCTTTGGGACATCGACATTATTGATAGCGACGGTAAGTCGCTATCACGCCGTGAACTCGGGCATCCTGCCCGGCCATGTTTGATATGCCAGCAGGATGCTCATCTCTGTGCCCGGGGCAAGCATCACACCCTTGACCTTTTGTTGGATGAAATTGCACGAAGGATTGAATGCTATGAACGTGAGCGTTGTGACTGA
- the citE2 gene encoding putative citrate lyase beta chain, acyl lyase subunit (similar to E. coli citrate lyase beta chain (acyl lyase subunit) (AAC73717.1); Blastp hit to AAC73717.1 (307 aa), 63% identity in aa 17 - 306), with translation MRPRRSMLFIPGANAAMLSTSFVYGADAVMFDLEDAVALREKDTARLLVHHALQHPFYQDVEKVVRINPLNTPFGLADLEAVVRGGADIVRLPKTDSKNDVLELEAQVERIERECGREVGSTRLMAAIESAKGVVNAVDIATSSPRMVAIALAAFDYVMDMGTSRGDGTELFYARCAVLHAARVAGIAAYDVVWSDINNEEGFLKEVQLAKGLGFNGKSLVNPRQIELLHQAYSPTRKEVEHAYEVIAAAEEAESRGLGVVSLNGKMIDGPIIDHARKVVALSASGIRD, from the coding sequence ATGAGACCACGTCGCAGTATGTTGTTTATCCCCGGCGCAAATGCGGCCATGTTGAGCACCTCGTTTGTCTACGGTGCGGACGCGGTGATGTTCGACTTAGAAGACGCCGTAGCGTTACGTGAGAAAGATACCGCCCGTCTTTTAGTCCATCACGCGCTTCAACATCCGTTCTATCAGGATGTTGAAAAAGTGGTGCGCATTAATCCACTGAACACGCCGTTTGGTCTGGCCGATCTTGAAGCCGTCGTGCGTGGTGGCGCGGATATCGTGCGTCTGCCGAAAACCGACAGCAAAAACGATGTGCTGGAGCTGGAAGCGCAGGTCGAACGGATCGAACGTGAATGTGGACGCGAGGTCGGCAGTACCAGGCTGATGGCGGCGATCGAATCAGCGAAAGGCGTGGTCAATGCCGTCGACATCGCCACCTCCAGCCCGCGCATGGTGGCAATTGCGCTGGCGGCATTTGATTACGTGATGGATATGGGCACCAGCCGGGGCGATGGCACCGAGCTGTTCTACGCCCGCTGCGCAGTGCTGCATGCGGCGCGCGTTGCGGGTATTGCCGCCTATGATGTCGTTTGGTCGGATATCAATAATGAAGAAGGCTTCCTGAAGGAAGTGCAGTTGGCGAAAGGGCTTGGTTTTAACGGTAAGTCCTTAGTGAACCCACGTCAGATTGAGCTGTTACATCAGGCTTATTCTCCGACACGTAAAGAAGTTGAGCATGCGTATGAGGTGATTGCCGCCGCTGAAGAGGCTGAGTCTCGCGGTCTGGGCGTCGTTTCACTCAACGGCAAAATGATTGACGGCCCGATTATCGACCACGCGCGCAAAGTGGTGGCGCTGTCGGCTTCCGGTATTCGTGATTAA
- a CDS encoding putative viral protein, with translation MRLIGPSDASVRVITFNGKKLLPELTLVIFSRSALPYAKGTSTRLIRLISIGGGVLFLGGAFYLFCFNRLAFLCCSEAGCGPIVCACLKEKEAGSLYRDCNSYYIVLICCFLLIL, from the coding sequence ATGCGGTTAATTGGCCCTTCAGACGCATCGGTACGGGTCATTACGTTCAACGGGAAAAAATTACTGCCTGAACTGACGTTAGTCATATTCAGCCGCAGCGCCTTACCGTATGCAAAAGGCACCTCGACCAGACTGATAAGACTGATATCCATCGGAGGGGGAGTGCTGTTCCTCGGGGGGGCGTTTTATCTCTTTTGCTTCAATAGGTTGGCTTTTTTATGCTGTAGTGAGGCTGGTTGTGGTCCAATCGTATGTGCCTGTCTTAAAGAAAAAGAAGCTGGATCTTTATATCGCGATTGTAATTCTTATTACATTGTCTTAATTTGCTGTTTTTTGTTGATTTTATGA
- the dapB gene encoding dihydrodipicolinate reductase (similar to E. coli dihydrodipicolinate reductase (AAC73142.1); Blastp hit to AAC73142.1 (273 aa), 90% identity in aa 1 - 273), translating into MHEAQIRVAIAGAGGRMGRQLIQAAMAMEGVQLGAALEREGSSLLGSDAGELAGAGKSGVIVQSSLEAVKDDFDVFIDFTRPEGTLTHLAFCRQHGKGMVIGTTGFDDAGKQAIREASQEIAIVFAANFSVGVNVMLKLLEKAAKVMGDYSDIEIIEAHHRHKVDAPSGTALAMGEAIAGALDKNLKDCAVYSREGYTGERVAGTIGFATVRAGDIVGEHTAMFADIGERVEITHKASSRMTFANGALRSALWLKTKKNGLFDMRDVLGLDVL; encoded by the coding sequence ATGCATGAAGCACAAATCCGCGTCGCCATTGCCGGCGCCGGTGGCCGCATGGGACGGCAGTTAATCCAGGCCGCCATGGCGATGGAAGGTGTTCAGCTGGGTGCCGCGCTGGAGCGCGAAGGCTCTTCCTTGCTGGGCAGCGATGCTGGCGAACTGGCAGGGGCGGGAAAGTCCGGCGTGATCGTTCAAAGCAGCCTTGAGGCGGTAAAAGATGATTTTGACGTTTTCATCGATTTTACCCGTCCGGAAGGCACGTTGACGCATCTGGCGTTTTGCCGCCAGCATGGTAAAGGGATGGTGATTGGTACTACCGGCTTTGACGACGCCGGTAAACAAGCCATTCGCGAGGCGTCACAAGAGATTGCGATCGTTTTCGCCGCAAACTTTAGCGTCGGCGTTAACGTCATGCTCAAGCTGCTGGAGAAAGCCGCGAAGGTAATGGGCGACTATAGCGATATTGAAATTATTGAAGCGCACCACCGCCATAAAGTGGATGCACCGTCGGGTACGGCGCTGGCAATGGGCGAGGCAATCGCCGGGGCGCTGGATAAAAATCTGAAGGACTGCGCGGTCTACTCGCGTGAAGGTTATACCGGCGAGCGCGTAGCGGGCACGATTGGCTTTGCGACCGTTCGGGCGGGCGACATCGTCGGCGAACATACCGCGATGTTTGCCGATATTGGCGAGCGCGTAGAGATTACGCATAAAGCTTCCAGCCGCATGACGTTTGCAAATGGCGCGTTGCGATCGGCGTTATGGCTAAAAACGAAGAAAAATGGGCTATTTGACATGCGGGATGTGCTGGGGCTGGATGTATTATAG
- the citD2 gene encoding putative citrate lyase acyl carrier protein, gamma chain (similar to E. coli citrate lyase acyl carrier protein (gamma chain) (AAC73718.1); Blastp hit to AAC73718.1 (98 aa), 48% identity in aa 1 - 94), protein MKIIKDALAGTLESSDVMIRIGPSSEPGIRLELESLVKQQFGAAIEQVVRETLAKLGVERALVSVDDKGALECILRARVQAAALRAAEQTEIQWSAL, encoded by the coding sequence ATGAAAATCATTAAAGATGCCCTGGCAGGCACGCTGGAATCCAGCGATGTGATGATCAGGATTGGTCCATCCAGCGAGCCAGGAATTCGGCTGGAGCTAGAGAGTCTGGTGAAGCAGCAGTTTGGCGCGGCGATTGAGCAGGTGGTGCGCGAAACGCTGGCGAAGCTGGGCGTTGAACGCGCGCTGGTTAGCGTCGATGACAAAGGCGCGCTGGAGTGCATTTTACGCGCCCGAGTGCAGGCGGCGGCGTTACGCGCTGCAGAACAAACGGAAATTCAATGGAGTGCGTTATGA